One window of the Alphaproteobacteria bacterium genome contains the following:
- a CDS encoding SBBP repeat-containing protein, with the protein MRATPEAATPSSPSSPPAATLVYDEQFGDSGDEMATAITVDSSGNVYVVGSDDGNGFLRKYDSSATPNLTYNLDLGSLGSDGAISGVALTSAGDLYVSGYTTNAALDATVVNAHSGGTDGFVLSIDDQTSTAAVSYVTYLGNAGLDRAHGLAVNTADDSFYIAGETDGTFAGESSSSDVDAYIAKFNSAGALQYTHQFGGGFDHKAFDITFDSTGTSVLSRLGLPAGDIPVKASTTVTAQTGVRADQSFILDIRDVDHSTITVDRTDSLRYLAFKLNRELGIYGKAYVETEGDIERLVIEAFNGADISLKKGPDGFDALAGLGFSESRIFGESEDTIDTAEATPSASVFALGLTSATNVLTDDGARDAIILLDNALREIESAYRFLTVGPEEDLPKPVGSASIYTLNRIANLQYALDRLTASQPTSLFSI; encoded by the coding sequence GTGAGAGCTACGCCGGAGGCAGCGACGCCTTCGTCACCAAGCTCACCTCCAGCGGCAACCCTGGTCTACGACGAGCAGTTCGGCGACAGCGGCGACGAGATGGCCACGGCCATCACCGTCGACAGCTCGGGCAACGTCTACGTGGTCGGCAGCGACGACGGCAACGGCTTTCTGCGCAAGTACGATTCAAGCGCCACGCCCAACCTTACCTACAACCTCGACCTGGGCTCGCTGGGCAGCGACGGCGCCATCAGCGGCGTGGCCCTGACCTCGGCCGGCGATCTCTATGTTTCCGGCTACACCACCAACGCCGCGCTGGACGCCACCGTCGTCAACGCCCATTCCGGCGGCACCGACGGCTTCGTGCTGAGCATCGACGACCAGACCTCGACGGCGGCGGTCAGCTACGTCACCTATCTCGGCAACGCCGGCCTCGACCGGGCCCATGGCCTGGCCGTCAACACCGCCGACGACAGCTTCTACATCGCCGGCGAAACCGACGGCACCTTCGCCGGCGAATCGAGCTCCAGCGACGTCGACGCCTACATCGCCAAGTTCAACAGCGCCGGTGCGCTGCAATACACCCACCAGTTCGGCGGCGGCTTCGACCACAAGGCCTTCGACATCACTTTCGACAGCACCGGCACCTCGGTGCTCTCGCGGCTGGGGTTGCCGGCCGGCGACATACCGGTGAAAGCATCGACCACGGTGACAGCGCAAACCGGCGTGCGCGCCGATCAGTCCTTCATCCTCGACATCCGCGATGTCGATCACTCGACAATCACCGTCGACCGTACCGATTCGCTGCGCTACCTGGCCTTCAAACTCAACCGCGAGCTGGGCATCTACGGCAAGGCCTACGTCGAGACCGAGGGCGACATCGAACGCCTGGTCATCGAGGCCTTCAACGGCGCCGACATCAGCCTCAAAAAGGGCCCCGACGGCTTCGACGCCCTGGCCGGCCTGGGGTTCAGCGAATCCCGCATCTTCGGCGAAAGCGAAGATACCATCGATACCGCCGAGGCGACGCCTTCGGCTTCGGTCTTCGCCCTGGGCCTGACCAGCGCCACCAACGTGCTGACCGACGACGGCGCCCGCGATGCCATAATCCTCTTGGACAACGCGCTGCGCGAAATCGAGTCGGCCTACCGCTTCCTCACCGTCGGCCCCGAAGAGGACCTGCCCAAGCCGGTGGGCTCGGCGTCGATCTACACGCTCAACAGAATCGCCAACCTGCAATACGCCCTCGACCGCCTGACGGCCAGCCAGCCGACATCGCTGTTTTCCATCTGA
- a CDS encoding hotdog fold domain-containing protein — protein MSLGDVPPDFPLPPAPTAAVKLASARQASLYRQLLDSGLLALAARGPLGGKGVAGIFGPSPEATAQRPEAKPETAEAGESGDHVDIPEGFEPATRETPESGATLYRRRGGGAWAMRLEAEHANPDGQVPGSLLVTLAEQALHQELKRQGGLGALTTVSLSADFSGRAGPGQWLEAQVEIQKPGPGLAFASAYLIVGSRRLTRISGVFVSADD, from the coding sequence ATGAGCCTCGGCGACGTGCCACCCGATTTCCCTCTCCCGCCCGCCCCGACGGCCGCCGTCAAGCTCGCCTCGGCCCGCCAGGCCAGCCTCTACCGCCAGCTCCTGGATAGCGGTCTGCTGGCGCTGGCGGCCCGCGGGCCGCTGGGCGGCAAGGGCGTGGCCGGCATCTTCGGACCTTCTCCGGAGGCCACCGCTCAGCGGCCCGAAGCCAAGCCCGAAACCGCAGAGGCGGGCGAGAGTGGCGACCACGTCGACATTCCCGAGGGTTTCGAACCGGCCACGCGTGAGACGCCCGAGAGCGGCGCCACGCTCTACCGGCGCAGAGGCGGCGGTGCCTGGGCGATGCGCCTGGAGGCCGAACACGCAAACCCCGACGGTCAGGTACCGGGCAGCCTGCTGGTAACGCTGGCCGAACAGGCGCTGCACCAGGAACTCAAGCGCCAGGGCGGCCTGGGCGCGCTAACCACGGTCTCGCTGTCGGCCGACTTCAGCGGCCGGGCCGGCCCCGGCCAGTGGCTCGAAGCCCAGGTCGAGATCCAGAAACCGGGCCCCGGCCTGGCCTTCGCCAGCGCCTACCTGATCGTCGGCAGCCGCCGCCTGACCCGCATCAGCGGGGTTTTCGTTAGCGCCGACGATTGA
- a CDS encoding molybdopterin-dependent oxidoreductase, producing MVDTAESATSRKTIPTYCNQCVSGPDLMRIEVENGVATRIEPNYDIANEHPGGGRICVKAYGMLQKTYNPNRIAQPMKRTNPNKGRDEDPGFVPISWDEALDTVAGKLRDIRAKGLLDESGFPRFAATFGGGGTPTQFMGTFPAFLKAWGATDLGFGAGQGVKCTHSEHLYGELWHRAFTVAPDTPYCEYVIACGANLEAAAGVVGVWREANARGRGLKRVQVEPHLSVSGALSAEWLPIKPKTDAAFLFALINRIICELDWRQVCDVPFLENDTVSPYLVGPQGYYLRDVASRKPLIWDLEDDRAKPFDAEIGRPAMEGSFRAQGFEEGADMEEWSYEDGVEVKPAFQMLKDHVSGYSADWAAGECDVPAARIRQVADEFLAHAHVGETIEIEGETLPFRPVSIVFGRNVNNGWGGYHCCWARTMLACLVGSLEVVGGTLGTTVKLNRPAENRQLSATPHPDGIMHYPFNETTKQGWAAKPHIRNAYRTLVPLASDSPWSAALGPAHLPWLFLKQQPENWPVQTRPEIWFCYRTNPAISSWSKEEVAERISEFPYVVAFAYTPDETNHFSDILLPEATDLEGLQLIRLGGTKFQENFWRSRGWVLRQPVIEPPVDCMDMTDISTELARRVGILEDYNAAINSGAGGMRLQGEDFDYSLDTSKPHDREEIWDAVCKAASHDTSAGREVHDLEWFKEHGYHTAPFPQLQWYLYPHMKAEGLRFEMPYQERIKRHGQQLGRRMHEVGINWWEKQIEEYEPLPTYERFPDIWLDYVRDEGGDPDDYPFVALTSKSMQYAWGSNAGIPLMAEAAGNVAGHNGLVVNRGRANELGIDDGDPVVIESVAGRTEGYAVLRDGIRPDVVLMIGQFEHWKTPIAKDIEMPSLNSLTPLSLKLTDSTGSGSDHMRVKLSRGQGRNRFAA from the coding sequence ATGGTCGACACCGCCGAGAGCGCCACCAGCCGCAAGACCATACCGACCTACTGCAACCAGTGCGTCTCCGGCCCCGACCTGATGCGCATCGAGGTCGAGAACGGTGTCGCCACGCGCATCGAGCCCAACTACGACATCGCCAACGAGCACCCGGGCGGCGGGCGCATCTGCGTCAAGGCCTACGGCATGTTGCAAAAAACCTACAACCCCAACCGCATCGCCCAGCCCATGAAGCGCACCAATCCCAACAAGGGGCGCGACGAGGATCCCGGCTTTGTGCCCATCAGTTGGGACGAGGCGCTGGATACCGTGGCCGGCAAGTTGCGCGACATCCGGGCCAAGGGTTTGCTCGACGAGTCCGGCTTTCCCCGCTTTGCCGCGACCTTTGGCGGCGGTGGCACGCCGACCCAGTTCATGGGCACCTTCCCCGCCTTCCTCAAGGCCTGGGGCGCCACGGATCTGGGTTTCGGAGCCGGCCAGGGCGTCAAGTGCACGCATTCGGAACACCTTTACGGCGAGCTCTGGCACCGCGCCTTCACGGTCGCTCCCGACACCCCCTATTGCGAATACGTCATCGCCTGCGGCGCCAACCTTGAGGCGGCCGCGGGCGTCGTCGGGGTGTGGCGCGAGGCCAACGCCCGGGGCCGCGGCCTCAAGCGCGTCCAGGTCGAGCCTCACCTTTCGGTATCCGGCGCGCTGTCGGCGGAGTGGCTGCCCATCAAGCCCAAGACCGATGCCGCCTTTTTGTTTGCCCTGATCAACCGCATCATCTGCGAGCTCGACTGGCGCCAGGTCTGTGACGTGCCGTTCCTGGAGAACGACACCGTGTCGCCCTACCTGGTAGGCCCCCAGGGCTATTACCTGCGCGATGTGGCCAGCCGCAAGCCGCTGATCTGGGACCTCGAAGACGATCGCGCCAAACCCTTCGACGCCGAGATCGGCAGGCCGGCCATGGAAGGCAGCTTCCGGGCCCAGGGCTTCGAGGAAGGTGCCGACATGGAGGAATGGAGCTACGAAGATGGCGTGGAAGTGAAGCCTGCCTTCCAGATGCTCAAGGATCACGTCTCGGGCTATAGCGCCGATTGGGCGGCCGGCGAATGCGACGTACCGGCGGCGCGCATCCGCCAGGTGGCGGACGAATTCCTGGCCCACGCCCACGTCGGTGAGACCATCGAGATCGAGGGCGAGACGCTGCCCTTCAGGCCCGTCTCCATCGTCTTCGGGCGCAACGTGAATAACGGCTGGGGCGGCTACCACTGCTGCTGGGCGCGCACCATGCTGGCCTGCCTGGTGGGCTCGCTCGAGGTGGTCGGCGGCACGCTGGGCACCACGGTCAAGCTCAATCGGCCGGCCGAGAACCGCCAGCTTTCGGCCACGCCGCACCCCGACGGCATCATGCACTACCCCTTCAACGAGACCACCAAGCAGGGCTGGGCCGCCAAGCCGCACATCCGCAACGCCTACCGCACGCTGGTGCCGCTGGCCAGCGATTCGCCCTGGTCGGCGGCGCTCGGGCCGGCGCATCTGCCTTGGCTGTTTCTCAAGCAACAACCCGAGAACTGGCCGGTTCAGACCAGGCCCGAGATCTGGTTCTGCTACCGCACCAATCCGGCGATCTCGTCCTGGAGCAAGGAAGAGGTGGCCGAGCGCATATCCGAGTTCCCCTACGTCGTGGCTTTTGCCTACACCCCCGACGAGACCAACCACTTCTCCGACATCCTGCTGCCCGAGGCCACCGACCTCGAGGGCCTGCAGCTTATCCGCCTGGGCGGCACCAAGTTCCAGGAGAACTTCTGGCGCTCGCGCGGCTGGGTCTTGCGCCAACCGGTGATCGAGCCGCCGGTCGACTGCATGGACATGACCGACATCTCTACCGAATTGGCGCGCCGCGTCGGCATCCTCGAAGACTACAACGCCGCCATCAATTCCGGCGCCGGCGGCATGCGGCTTCAGGGCGAGGATTTCGACTACAGCCTCGACACCTCAAAGCCCCACGACCGCGAGGAGATCTGGGACGCCGTCTGCAAGGCGGCCAGCCATGACACCTCGGCCGGGCGGGAAGTACATGACCTGGAATGGTTCAAGGAACACGGCTACCACACGGCGCCCTTCCCGCAACTGCAATGGTACCTCTATCCCCACATGAAGGCGGAAGGCCTGCGCTTCGAGATGCCCTACCAGGAACGCATCAAGCGCCACGGCCAGCAGCTCGGGCGCCGCATGCATGAGGTCGGCATCAACTGGTGGGAAAAGCAGATCGAGGAATACGAACCCCTGCCCACCTACGAACGCTTCCCTGACATCTGGCTCGATTACGTGCGCGACGAGGGCGGCGATCCCGACGATTATCCTTTCGTGGCGCTGACCTCGAAGAGCATGCAGTACGCCTGGGGCTCCAATGCCGGCATCCCCTTGATGGCCGAAGCCGCCGGCAACGTGGCCGGCCACAACGGCCTGGTGGTCAACCGCGGCCGAGCCAATGAGCTGGGCATCGACGATGGCGATCCCGTGGTCATCGAATCGGTGGCCGGGCGGACCGAGGGCTATGCCGTGCTGCGCGACGGCATCCGCCCCGACGTGGTGCTGATGATCGGCCAGTTCGAGCATTGGAAGACGCCCATCGCCAAGGACATCGAAATGCCCAGCCTGAACTCGCTGACGCCGCTGTCGCTGAAGCTGACCGATTCCACCGGCTCGGGCTCCGACCACATGCGGGTCAAACTGAGCCGCGGCCAAGGCCGCAACCGGTTCGCCGCATGA
- a CDS encoding LysR family transcriptional regulator — MKESLKPGVSASKSFEIDKDRTIDFMGEDLRVYATPMLLRDIEHTCRDLIVEHCDEGKDSVGTHVDLTHSGATPLGMTVEISVTIAEVKGRHVTLEFKATDDAEEVASGKHSRFVVDMAKTKERLTAKVAKVGKS, encoded by the coding sequence ATGAAAGAGAGCCTCAAGCCCGGCGTCTCGGCCAGCAAGAGCTTCGAGATCGACAAGGACCGCACCATCGACTTCATGGGCGAGGACCTGCGAGTCTACGCCACGCCGATGCTGTTGCGCGACATCGAGCACACCTGCCGCGACCTGATTGTCGAGCATTGCGACGAGGGCAAGGATTCGGTCGGCACCCACGTCGACCTGACCCACTCCGGCGCCACACCACTGGGCATGACGGTCGAGATCAGCGTCACCATCGCCGAAGTCAAGGGGCGCCACGTAACCCTGGAATTCAAGGCCACCGACGACGCCGAGGAGGTTGCCAGCGGCAAACATTCGCGCTTCGTCGTCGACATGGCCAAGACCAAAGAGCGCCTGACCGCCAAGGTCGCGAAAGTGGGAAAATCCTAG
- a CDS encoding sulfite exporter TauE/SafE family protein, with protein MADLTPYTFVVVLLALSAGGAVKGILGIGLPMVAVSIMATVVPVTSAVAVVFLPMILSNLWQAYVEGYHQVALRRFWPLLIGLAAGTLIGSQILVRADPDKVILFLGLVVIGFCASSLFQERFRVPAAWERWLAPVVGLGAGFVGGFSAFFGPLMVMYLVALKLERDEFVGSVALANFVGAVVLYGSLAGMGRLALPDLTASALALVPVLACMEVGRRLRRRIEAEMFRRVLLLALLVMGLNLVRRGFM; from the coding sequence GTGGCCGACCTCACCCCCTATACCTTCGTCGTGGTTCTGCTCGCGCTCTCGGCTGGCGGGGCGGTCAAGGGGATACTGGGCATCGGTTTGCCCATGGTGGCGGTTTCGATCATGGCCACGGTGGTGCCGGTAACCAGTGCCGTGGCCGTGGTCTTCCTGCCGATGATTCTGTCGAACCTCTGGCAGGCCTATGTCGAGGGCTACCACCAGGTGGCGCTCAGGCGCTTCTGGCCGCTGCTGATCGGCCTGGCGGCAGGCACCCTGATCGGCAGCCAGATCCTGGTGCGGGCCGATCCCGACAAGGTGATTCTTTTTCTGGGCCTGGTGGTGATCGGCTTCTGCGCCTCGAGCCTTTTTCAGGAGCGCTTTCGCGTGCCGGCCGCGTGGGAGCGCTGGCTGGCCCCGGTGGTGGGTCTTGGGGCCGGTTTCGTGGGCGGATTTTCTGCTTTCTTCGGGCCCCTGATGGTGATGTACCTGGTGGCGCTCAAGCTCGAACGCGACGAATTCGTGGGCTCGGTGGCCCTGGCTAACTTCGTCGGCGCCGTAGTGCTCTACGGCAGCCTGGCCGGCATGGGACGCCTGGCGCTGCCCGACCTCACCGCCTCGGCCCTGGCGTTGGTGCCCGTTCTCGCATGCATGGAAGTGGGCCGCCGCCTGCGCCGCCGCATCGAGGCCGAAATGTTTCGCCGCGTGTTGCTGCTGGCGTTGCTGGTGATGGGACTCAATCTAGTTCGCCGCGGATTTATGTGA
- a CDS encoding reductive dehalogenase domain-containing protein yields the protein MNDSPKPPNLAVDGWPANQPNFEEAGDRAAGIEVTENFARFSQRDDMFSRSRWDDVVDADKAKNFFRSHTRPQPRRGDGFQQRDFALRNASWVVADTYANRGMKEGRREGFLDPLEPFFPVAEMRPEAVAPEVMSRQIKRIAKLFGADLVGICAYDERWSYADRFDFQGKGTRPNELPPGLDNCIVVGYQMDKALVDAYPSALASTAAGKEYSHEAGSLMQISQYIRNLGFEAVANMNDTALAIPYAIKAGLGEYGRNQMAITEEFGPRVRFSKIFTDLPLAHDAPKRFGVSEFCAICRRCAESCPPGAIPDGPPSEHGPNRSAIAGVVKWTADCEKCFGYWVKLSTDCGICMRVCPYNKDFSRWYFRLYRRLMGTRLRGLMLRLDKRLGFGARCKPKDWWDEGEAAKA from the coding sequence ATGAACGATAGCCCCAAGCCCCCGAATCTAGCCGTTGACGGCTGGCCGGCTAACCAGCCGAACTTCGAAGAGGCCGGCGACCGGGCCGCCGGCATCGAGGTGACGGAGAATTTCGCCCGCTTCAGCCAGCGCGACGACATGTTCAGCCGCTCGCGCTGGGACGACGTGGTGGATGCCGACAAGGCCAAGAATTTCTTCCGCTCCCACACCCGGCCCCAGCCGCGCCGCGGCGATGGCTTCCAGCAACGCGACTTCGCGCTCAGGAACGCCTCCTGGGTAGTGGCCGACACCTACGCCAACCGCGGCATGAAGGAGGGCCGGCGGGAAGGTTTCCTCGATCCGCTGGAGCCTTTCTTCCCGGTTGCCGAAATGCGGCCCGAGGCCGTGGCGCCCGAGGTCATGAGCCGCCAGATCAAGCGCATCGCCAAGCTCTTTGGCGCCGACCTGGTGGGCATTTGCGCCTACGACGAACGCTGGAGCTACGCCGACCGCTTCGATTTCCAGGGCAAGGGCACGCGCCCCAACGAGTTGCCGCCGGGTCTCGATAACTGCATCGTGGTGGGCTACCAGATGGACAAGGCGCTGGTCGATGCCTATCCCTCGGCCCTGGCCTCGACGGCAGCCGGCAAGGAGTATTCGCACGAGGCCGGCTCGCTGATGCAGATCTCGCAGTACATCCGGAATTTGGGTTTCGAGGCCGTGGCCAACATGAACGACACGGCGCTGGCCATCCCCTACGCCATCAAGGCCGGGCTGGGTGAATACGGCCGCAACCAGATGGCCATCACCGAGGAGTTCGGCCCCCGGGTGCGCTTTTCCAAGATCTTCACCGACCTGCCCCTGGCCCATGACGCGCCCAAGCGCTTCGGCGTCAGCGAGTTTTGCGCCATCTGCCGGCGCTGCGCCGAATCCTGCCCGCCCGGCGCCATCCCCGACGGCCCGCCCAGCGAGCATGGCCCCAACCGCTCAGCCATCGCCGGCGTCGTCAAGTGGACGGCGGACTGCGAAAAATGCTTCGGCTACTGGGTCAAGCTCTCCACCGACTGCGGCATCTGCATGCGCGTCTGCCCCTACAACAAGGATTTTTCGCGCTGGTATTTTCGTCTCTATCGCCGCCTCATGGGCACGCGCTTGCGGGGTCTTATGTTGCGCCTCGACAAGAGGCTCGGTTTCGGTGCGCGGTGCAAGCCCAAGGACTGGTGGGACGAGGGCGAAGCGGCGAAGGCCTGA
- a CDS encoding type II toxin-antitoxin system HicB family antitoxin, with translation MATFPDVPEAGTVGNDEARAIERAPDALETALAIYVDERRDLPRPKRPRKGDRVVALPPMAAAKLAIYQTMRDQGVTQVELAGRLDCDPKDIRRLLDLMHNSRLDRLDRALAALGKRLSIEVRDAA, from the coding sequence ATGGCGACGTTTCCCGATGTGCCGGAAGCGGGCACCGTGGGAAACGACGAGGCTCGGGCAATCGAGCGCGCGCCGGATGCCCTGGAGACGGCTCTTGCCATCTATGTCGACGAGCGTCGCGATCTGCCGCGGCCCAAACGACCGCGCAAGGGAGACCGGGTGGTGGCGCTGCCGCCGATGGCCGCGGCCAAGCTGGCGATCTATCAGACCATGCGCGATCAAGGCGTCACGCAAGTGGAGCTAGCCGGCCGCCTCGACTGCGATCCCAAAGATATCCGGCGGCTGCTCGATCTGATGCACAATTCCCGCCTCGACCGTCTCGACCGGGCGCTGGCCGCCTTGGGAAAGCGCTTGTCGATCGAGGTCCGCGACGCAGCCTAG